The Drosophila mauritiana strain mau12 chromosome 2R, ASM438214v1, whole genome shotgun sequence genome has a segment encoding these proteins:
- the LOC117136915 gene encoding immune-induced peptide 4, with translation MKFFQAAALLLAMFAALANAEPVPQPGTVLIQTDNTQYIRTG, from the exons ATGAAGTTCTTCCAAGCCGCCGCCCTTCTCTTGGCCATGTTCGCTGCCCTCGCCAACGCCGAGCCCGTTCCCCAAC CTGGAACCGTGCTCATCCAGACCGACAACACCCAGTACATCCGTACTGGTTAG
- the LOC117136037 gene encoding immune-induced peptide 14 yields the protein MNCLKICGFFFALIAVLATAEAGTQVIHAGGHTLIQTDRSQYIRKN from the exons ATGAACTGTCTGAAGATCTGCGGCTTTTTCTTCGCTCTGATTGCGGTTTTGGCGACGGCGGAGGCTG GCACCCAAGTCATTCATGCTGGCGGACACACGTTGATTCAAACTGATCGCTCGCAGTATATTCgcaaaaactga
- the LOC117136035 gene encoding inositol-pentakisphosphate 2-kinase isoform X4, which translates to MTAERGPRSPGTGQKLRLRATEPLPQWTAKNLHALLDMPAAMELRQIELIYRAEGNANLVLALPQFKKVLRLPKMISSRLRQAAHQRHELADEVARPEGQRVSFERAGTEKAGDLTMPDFMAYIGIMRRLLGNEFVCGADIVAIPKEDDRFWINEHIRDQRPVSRLDKEFVGPFGLLLPDVTQLPATFDVLLANLQAILCVRSITRSALRADKNMAKKSWEVRMENSVHAVPCRPVVGFITHHTISATTFVLCHNSNRSRSRSRNRSSSSDNLAKDPDPNPCETMAKGTTGDETGAAEGGGVGGDDAGGAGTRTKNRSAVRRLGDTYAIEIKPKQGWLQLASDVNDLFDLMPSGAGTKPKEATCNQEEKEPFARDKCWCRFCSMQLLKMHNGKIKRLGHYCPLDLFSGTPSRMLDALDALLACPQNNLRVFQNSNLIYGDHANSISFDELSSRVFPGEIMVLIKHLLVACLLREYEHPESNRAEGSNQSQKQQQEQPEPEQLNQSRVSIAATETKAGAAGIGAANVVLPLGGRAHAPVVTAGQSSTRTRAAAATATTQRYTKVARVETTITRQAATSVAAGPASSNQLSGNVLATATATASAMATAGRTETKTEPETPAEAASTTSRNVNQNESQKLNRNEPANQTQAQNNKADIFRLPKNCVLQKILNLQLLVKRHFDFMWQSGYSDHSRPTYNSLRGLLAAIEGAGDAEFEPDEEQAYMLGATALDCSIMLTFQEIECETDCPADQSSDAALQPWCVSLLGHHFLTKLCVLDLDPKPDSHFHKFIAQTREIEKCRRALN; encoded by the exons ATGACAGCCGAACGAGGACCCCGCTCCCCGGGAACGGGGCAAAAACTAAGGCTTAGAGCCACAGAGCCACTGCCACAGTGGACGGCCAAGAATCTGCACGCCCTGCTGGATATGCCCGCGGCGATGGAACTGCGCCAAATTGAGTTGATCTATCGGGCGGAGGGTAATGCAAATTTGGTGCTCGCCCTGCCGCAATTTAAAAAAGTTTTACGTTTGCCAAAAATGATATCCAGCAGACTGCGCCAGGCGGCGCACCAGCGGCACGAGCTGGCGGATGAGGTTGCTCGGCCGGAAGGGCAGCGTGTCTCATTCGAAAGAGCTGGGACTGAAAAAG CTGGCGACTTGACAATGCCGGATTTTATGGCTTATATCGGGATAATGCGCCGTCTATTAGGAAATGAGTTTGTCTGCGGAGCGGATATTGTTGCCATACCAAAGGAAGACGATAGATTCTGGATAAACGAGCATATACGCGACCAACGACCGG TTTCGCGTCTGGATAAGGAATTTGTGGGGCCATTCGGCCTGCTGCTGCCAGATGTGACCCAATTGCCTGCCACGTTCGATGTTTTACTTGCCAATTTACAG GCCATATTGTGTGTTCGTTCCATCACACGGAGCGCATTGCGGGCGGACAAAAATATGGCGAAAAAAAG tTGGGAAGTGCGAATGGAGAACTCCGTCCATGCCGTGCCGTGCCGGCCGGTCGTCGGCTTCATTACTCATCATACAATCAGCGCAACAACTTTTGTTTTATGtcacaacagcaacaggagcaggagcaggagcagaaacAGGAGCAGTAGCAGCGATAACCTGGCCAAGGACCCCGATCCCAACCCATGCGAAACCATG GCAAAGGGCACAACAGGAGATGAAACTGGAGCTGCAGAGGGCGGAGGAGTTGGAGGTGACGATGCCGGTGGAGCAGGAACAAGGACGAAAAACAGGAGCGCTGTCCGTCGTCTGGGCGATACATATGCCATCGaaataaaacccaaacaaGGCTGGCTCCAGTTGGCAAGTGATGTCAAcgatttatttgatttaatgcCATCGGGGGCAGGGACAAAGCCAAAGGAGGCGACCTGCAATCAGGAGGAGAAGGAGCCCTTTGCCCGGGACAAGTGCTGGTGTCGCTTTTGCAGCATGCAACTGCTGAAG ATGCACAATGGGAAAATCAAACGTTTGGGCCACTACTGTCCGCTGGATCTATTCTCCGG TACACCCAGTCGTATGCTCGATGCCTTGGATGCACTTCTCGCCTGCCCGCAAAATAATTTACGTGTGTTTCAGAAcagcaatttaatttatggcGATCACGCGAATTCGATTTCCTTCGATGAATTGAGCTCGCGTGTCTTTCCCGG TGAAATTATGGTGCTTATAAAACATTTGCTGGTGGCCTGCCTGCTAAGGGAATACGAG CACCCGGAATCCAACCGAGCAGAGGGCTCCAATCAGAgccagaagcagcagcaggagcagccggagccGGAGCAGCTGAATCAGAGTCGCGTTTCGATTGCGGCGACGGAGACAAAGGCCGGAGCTGCTGGAATTGGCGCCGCTAATGTTGTCCTGCCACTCGGAGGCAGGGCACACGCCCCTGTTGTCACTGCCGGTCAATCCTCGACGCGGACAAGAGCAGCTGCTGCAACAGCCACGACCCAAAGGTACACAAAAGTGGCCAGAGTGGAAACAACAATAACTAGACAGGCAGCCACCTCGGTGGCTGCAGGACCAGCATCAAGCAACCAACTGTCCGGCAATGTGTTggcaacggcaacggcaacggcTTCGGCAATGGCAACTGCAGGTCGAACGGAAACAAAAACGGAACCGGAAACTCCGGCTGAGGCTGCTAGTACGACAAGTCGCAACGTGAATCAGAATGAAAGCCAAAAACTGAATCGGAATGAGCCTGCGAATCAAACTCAagcacaaaacaacaaagcggACATATTTCGCTTACCAAAAAATTGTGTGCTgcaaaaaattttgaatttgcaATTGCTGGTAAAG CGCCACTTCGACTTCATGTGGCAATCCGGGTACTCCGACCACTCCCGGCCCACTTACAACTCGCTGCGGGGTCTCTTGGCCGCAATCGAAGGAGCCGGGGATGCGGAATTCGAGCCGGATGAGGAGCAGGCTTATATGTTGGGAGCCACGGCGCTGGATTGCTCGATTATGTTGACGTTTCAGGAAATCGAATGCGAAACCGATTGCCCGGCTGACCAGAG CAGCGATGCGGCACTGCAGCCTTGGTGCGTCTCCCTGCTGGGTCATCACTTTCTAACCAAACTCTGTGTCCTGGATTTGGATCCCAAGCCCGACAGTCACTTTCATAAATTCATAGCGCAGACACGTGAAATTGAAAAGTGCCGTCGagcattaaattaa
- the LOC117136035 gene encoding inositol-pentakisphosphate 2-kinase isoform X2, whose translation MTAERGPRSPGTGQKLRLRATEPLPQWTAKNLHALLDMPAAMELRQIELIYRAEGNANLVLALPQFKKVLRLPKMISSRLRQAAHQRHELADEVARPEGQRVSFERAGTEKAGDLTMPDFMAYIGIMRRLLGNEFVCGADIVAIPKEDDRFWINEHIRDQRPVSRLDKEFVGPFGLLLPDVTQLPATFDVLLANLQAKGTTGDETGAAEGGGVGGDDAGGAGTRTKNRSAVRRLGDTYAIEIKPKQGWLQLASDVNDLFDLMPSGAGTKPKEATCNQEEKEPFARDKCWCRFCSMQLLKMHNGKIKRLGHYCPLDLFSGTPSRMLDALDALLACPQNNLRVFQNSNLIYGDHANSISFDELSSRVFPGEIMVLIKHLLVACLLREYEHPESNRAEGSNQSQKQQQEQPEPEQLNQSRVSIAATETKAGAAGIGAANVVLPLGGRAHAPVVTAGQSSTRTRAAAATATTQRYTKVARVETTITRQAATSVAAGPASSNQLSGNVLATATATASAMATAGRTETKTEPETPAEAASTTSRNVNQNESQKLNRNEPANQTQAQNNKADIFRLPKNCVLQKILNLQLLVKRHFDFMWQSGYSDHSRPTYNSLRGLLAAIEGAGDAEFEPDEEQAYMLGATALDCSIMLTFQEIECETDCPADQSDAALQPWCVSLLGHHFLTKLCVLDLDPKPDSHFHKFIAQTREIEKCRRALN comes from the exons ATGACAGCCGAACGAGGACCCCGCTCCCCGGGAACGGGGCAAAAACTAAGGCTTAGAGCCACAGAGCCACTGCCACAGTGGACGGCCAAGAATCTGCACGCCCTGCTGGATATGCCCGCGGCGATGGAACTGCGCCAAATTGAGTTGATCTATCGGGCGGAGGGTAATGCAAATTTGGTGCTCGCCCTGCCGCAATTTAAAAAAGTTTTACGTTTGCCAAAAATGATATCCAGCAGACTGCGCCAGGCGGCGCACCAGCGGCACGAGCTGGCGGATGAGGTTGCTCGGCCGGAAGGGCAGCGTGTCTCATTCGAAAGAGCTGGGACTGAAAAAG CTGGCGACTTGACAATGCCGGATTTTATGGCTTATATCGGGATAATGCGCCGTCTATTAGGAAATGAGTTTGTCTGCGGAGCGGATATTGTTGCCATACCAAAGGAAGACGATAGATTCTGGATAAACGAGCATATACGCGACCAACGACCGG TTTCGCGTCTGGATAAGGAATTTGTGGGGCCATTCGGCCTGCTGCTGCCAGATGTGACCCAATTGCCTGCCACGTTCGATGTTTTACTTGCCAATTTACAG GCAAAGGGCACAACAGGAGATGAAACTGGAGCTGCAGAGGGCGGAGGAGTTGGAGGTGACGATGCCGGTGGAGCAGGAACAAGGACGAAAAACAGGAGCGCTGTCCGTCGTCTGGGCGATACATATGCCATCGaaataaaacccaaacaaGGCTGGCTCCAGTTGGCAAGTGATGTCAAcgatttatttgatttaatgcCATCGGGGGCAGGGACAAAGCCAAAGGAGGCGACCTGCAATCAGGAGGAGAAGGAGCCCTTTGCCCGGGACAAGTGCTGGTGTCGCTTTTGCAGCATGCAACTGCTGAAG ATGCACAATGGGAAAATCAAACGTTTGGGCCACTACTGTCCGCTGGATCTATTCTCCGG TACACCCAGTCGTATGCTCGATGCCTTGGATGCACTTCTCGCCTGCCCGCAAAATAATTTACGTGTGTTTCAGAAcagcaatttaatttatggcGATCACGCGAATTCGATTTCCTTCGATGAATTGAGCTCGCGTGTCTTTCCCGG TGAAATTATGGTGCTTATAAAACATTTGCTGGTGGCCTGCCTGCTAAGGGAATACGAG CACCCGGAATCCAACCGAGCAGAGGGCTCCAATCAGAgccagaagcagcagcaggagcagccggagccGGAGCAGCTGAATCAGAGTCGCGTTTCGATTGCGGCGACGGAGACAAAGGCCGGAGCTGCTGGAATTGGCGCCGCTAATGTTGTCCTGCCACTCGGAGGCAGGGCACACGCCCCTGTTGTCACTGCCGGTCAATCCTCGACGCGGACAAGAGCAGCTGCTGCAACAGCCACGACCCAAAGGTACACAAAAGTGGCCAGAGTGGAAACAACAATAACTAGACAGGCAGCCACCTCGGTGGCTGCAGGACCAGCATCAAGCAACCAACTGTCCGGCAATGTGTTggcaacggcaacggcaacggcTTCGGCAATGGCAACTGCAGGTCGAACGGAAACAAAAACGGAACCGGAAACTCCGGCTGAGGCTGCTAGTACGACAAGTCGCAACGTGAATCAGAATGAAAGCCAAAAACTGAATCGGAATGAGCCTGCGAATCAAACTCAagcacaaaacaacaaagcggACATATTTCGCTTACCAAAAAATTGTGTGCTgcaaaaaattttgaatttgcaATTGCTGGTAAAG CGCCACTTCGACTTCATGTGGCAATCCGGGTACTCCGACCACTCCCGGCCCACTTACAACTCGCTGCGGGGTCTCTTGGCCGCAATCGAAGGAGCCGGGGATGCGGAATTCGAGCCGGATGAGGAGCAGGCTTATATGTTGGGAGCCACGGCGCTGGATTGCTCGATTATGTTGACGTTTCAGGAAATCGAATGCGAAACCGATTGCCCGGCTGACCAGAG CGATGCGGCACTGCAGCCTTGGTGCGTCTCCCTGCTGGGTCATCACTTTCTAACCAAACTCTGTGTCCTGGATTTGGATCCCAAGCCCGACAGTCACTTTCATAAATTCATAGCGCAGACACGTGAAATTGAAAAGTGCCGTCGagcattaaattaa
- the LOC117136035 gene encoding inositol-pentakisphosphate 2-kinase isoform X1: MTAERGPRSPGTGQKLRLRATEPLPQWTAKNLHALLDMPAAMELRQIELIYRAEGNANLVLALPQFKKVLRLPKMISSRLRQAAHQRHELADEVARPEGQRVSFERAGTEKAGDLTMPDFMAYIGIMRRLLGNEFVCGADIVAIPKEDDRFWINEHIRDQRPVSRLDKEFVGPFGLLLPDVTQLPATFDVLLANLQAKGTTGDETGAAEGGGVGGDDAGGAGTRTKNRSAVRRLGDTYAIEIKPKQGWLQLASDVNDLFDLMPSGAGTKPKEATCNQEEKEPFARDKCWCRFCSMQLLKMHNGKIKRLGHYCPLDLFSGTPSRMLDALDALLACPQNNLRVFQNSNLIYGDHANSISFDELSSRVFPGEIMVLIKHLLVACLLREYEHPESNRAEGSNQSQKQQQEQPEPEQLNQSRVSIAATETKAGAAGIGAANVVLPLGGRAHAPVVTAGQSSTRTRAAAATATTQRYTKVARVETTITRQAATSVAAGPASSNQLSGNVLATATATASAMATAGRTETKTEPETPAEAASTTSRNVNQNESQKLNRNEPANQTQAQNNKADIFRLPKNCVLQKILNLQLLVKRHFDFMWQSGYSDHSRPTYNSLRGLLAAIEGAGDAEFEPDEEQAYMLGATALDCSIMLTFQEIECETDCPADQSSDAALQPWCVSLLGHHFLTKLCVLDLDPKPDSHFHKFIAQTREIEKCRRALN, translated from the exons ATGACAGCCGAACGAGGACCCCGCTCCCCGGGAACGGGGCAAAAACTAAGGCTTAGAGCCACAGAGCCACTGCCACAGTGGACGGCCAAGAATCTGCACGCCCTGCTGGATATGCCCGCGGCGATGGAACTGCGCCAAATTGAGTTGATCTATCGGGCGGAGGGTAATGCAAATTTGGTGCTCGCCCTGCCGCAATTTAAAAAAGTTTTACGTTTGCCAAAAATGATATCCAGCAGACTGCGCCAGGCGGCGCACCAGCGGCACGAGCTGGCGGATGAGGTTGCTCGGCCGGAAGGGCAGCGTGTCTCATTCGAAAGAGCTGGGACTGAAAAAG CTGGCGACTTGACAATGCCGGATTTTATGGCTTATATCGGGATAATGCGCCGTCTATTAGGAAATGAGTTTGTCTGCGGAGCGGATATTGTTGCCATACCAAAGGAAGACGATAGATTCTGGATAAACGAGCATATACGCGACCAACGACCGG TTTCGCGTCTGGATAAGGAATTTGTGGGGCCATTCGGCCTGCTGCTGCCAGATGTGACCCAATTGCCTGCCACGTTCGATGTTTTACTTGCCAATTTACAG GCAAAGGGCACAACAGGAGATGAAACTGGAGCTGCAGAGGGCGGAGGAGTTGGAGGTGACGATGCCGGTGGAGCAGGAACAAGGACGAAAAACAGGAGCGCTGTCCGTCGTCTGGGCGATACATATGCCATCGaaataaaacccaaacaaGGCTGGCTCCAGTTGGCAAGTGATGTCAAcgatttatttgatttaatgcCATCGGGGGCAGGGACAAAGCCAAAGGAGGCGACCTGCAATCAGGAGGAGAAGGAGCCCTTTGCCCGGGACAAGTGCTGGTGTCGCTTTTGCAGCATGCAACTGCTGAAG ATGCACAATGGGAAAATCAAACGTTTGGGCCACTACTGTCCGCTGGATCTATTCTCCGG TACACCCAGTCGTATGCTCGATGCCTTGGATGCACTTCTCGCCTGCCCGCAAAATAATTTACGTGTGTTTCAGAAcagcaatttaatttatggcGATCACGCGAATTCGATTTCCTTCGATGAATTGAGCTCGCGTGTCTTTCCCGG TGAAATTATGGTGCTTATAAAACATTTGCTGGTGGCCTGCCTGCTAAGGGAATACGAG CACCCGGAATCCAACCGAGCAGAGGGCTCCAATCAGAgccagaagcagcagcaggagcagccggagccGGAGCAGCTGAATCAGAGTCGCGTTTCGATTGCGGCGACGGAGACAAAGGCCGGAGCTGCTGGAATTGGCGCCGCTAATGTTGTCCTGCCACTCGGAGGCAGGGCACACGCCCCTGTTGTCACTGCCGGTCAATCCTCGACGCGGACAAGAGCAGCTGCTGCAACAGCCACGACCCAAAGGTACACAAAAGTGGCCAGAGTGGAAACAACAATAACTAGACAGGCAGCCACCTCGGTGGCTGCAGGACCAGCATCAAGCAACCAACTGTCCGGCAATGTGTTggcaacggcaacggcaacggcTTCGGCAATGGCAACTGCAGGTCGAACGGAAACAAAAACGGAACCGGAAACTCCGGCTGAGGCTGCTAGTACGACAAGTCGCAACGTGAATCAGAATGAAAGCCAAAAACTGAATCGGAATGAGCCTGCGAATCAAACTCAagcacaaaacaacaaagcggACATATTTCGCTTACCAAAAAATTGTGTGCTgcaaaaaattttgaatttgcaATTGCTGGTAAAG CGCCACTTCGACTTCATGTGGCAATCCGGGTACTCCGACCACTCCCGGCCCACTTACAACTCGCTGCGGGGTCTCTTGGCCGCAATCGAAGGAGCCGGGGATGCGGAATTCGAGCCGGATGAGGAGCAGGCTTATATGTTGGGAGCCACGGCGCTGGATTGCTCGATTATGTTGACGTTTCAGGAAATCGAATGCGAAACCGATTGCCCGGCTGACCAGAG CAGCGATGCGGCACTGCAGCCTTGGTGCGTCTCCCTGCTGGGTCATCACTTTCTAACCAAACTCTGTGTCCTGGATTTGGATCCCAAGCCCGACAGTCACTTTCATAAATTCATAGCGCAGACACGTGAAATTGAAAAGTGCCGTCGagcattaaattaa
- the LOC117136035 gene encoding inositol-pentakisphosphate 2-kinase isoform X3: MLDALDALLACPQNNLRVFQNSNLIYGDHANSISFDELSSRVFPGEIMVLIKHLLVACLLREYEHPESNRAEGSNQSQKQQQEQPEPEQLNQSRVSIAATETKAGAAGIGAANVVLPLGGRAHAPVVTAGQSSTRTRAAAATATTQRYTKVARVETTITRQAATSVAAGPASSNQLSGNVLATATATASAMATAGRTETKTEPETPAEAASTTSRNVNQNESQKLNRNEPANQTQAQNNKADIFRLPKNCVLQKILNLQLLVKRHFDFMWQSGYSDHSRPTYNSLRGLLAAIEGAGDAEFEPDEEQAYMLGATALDCSIMLTFQEIECETDCPADQSSDAALQPWCVSLLGHHFLTKLCVLDLDPKPDSHFHKFIAQTREIEKCRRALN; encoded by the exons ATGCTCGATGCCTTGGATGCACTTCTCGCCTGCCCGCAAAATAATTTACGTGTGTTTCAGAAcagcaatttaatttatggcGATCACGCGAATTCGATTTCCTTCGATGAATTGAGCTCGCGTGTCTTTCCCGG TGAAATTATGGTGCTTATAAAACATTTGCTGGTGGCCTGCCTGCTAAGGGAATACGAG CACCCGGAATCCAACCGAGCAGAGGGCTCCAATCAGAgccagaagcagcagcaggagcagccggagccGGAGCAGCTGAATCAGAGTCGCGTTTCGATTGCGGCGACGGAGACAAAGGCCGGAGCTGCTGGAATTGGCGCCGCTAATGTTGTCCTGCCACTCGGAGGCAGGGCACACGCCCCTGTTGTCACTGCCGGTCAATCCTCGACGCGGACAAGAGCAGCTGCTGCAACAGCCACGACCCAAAGGTACACAAAAGTGGCCAGAGTGGAAACAACAATAACTAGACAGGCAGCCACCTCGGTGGCTGCAGGACCAGCATCAAGCAACCAACTGTCCGGCAATGTGTTggcaacggcaacggcaacggcTTCGGCAATGGCAACTGCAGGTCGAACGGAAACAAAAACGGAACCGGAAACTCCGGCTGAGGCTGCTAGTACGACAAGTCGCAACGTGAATCAGAATGAAAGCCAAAAACTGAATCGGAATGAGCCTGCGAATCAAACTCAagcacaaaacaacaaagcggACATATTTCGCTTACCAAAAAATTGTGTGCTgcaaaaaattttgaatttgcaATTGCTGGTAAAG CGCCACTTCGACTTCATGTGGCAATCCGGGTACTCCGACCACTCCCGGCCCACTTACAACTCGCTGCGGGGTCTCTTGGCCGCAATCGAAGGAGCCGGGGATGCGGAATTCGAGCCGGATGAGGAGCAGGCTTATATGTTGGGAGCCACGGCGCTGGATTGCTCGATTATGTTGACGTTTCAGGAAATCGAATGCGAAACCGATTGCCCGGCTGACCAGAG CAGCGATGCGGCACTGCAGCCTTGGTGCGTCTCCCTGCTGGGTCATCACTTTCTAACCAAACTCTGTGTCCTGGATTTGGATCCCAAGCCCGACAGTCACTTTCATAAATTCATAGCGCAGACACGTGAAATTGAAAAGTGCCGTCGagcattaaattaa